The Lasioglossum baleicum chromosome 15, iyLasBale1, whole genome shotgun sequence genomic interval AAGTAACAAATTACCATCGTCCAGTATGATAAAGCTATATGTGATGAAGGTGATGAAACAAATGGACACTATGTCCAATGAGAATCCAAAAGCGGTACTTGCTGCGATAGTCAAGTAATAAGCACTGGTGTGGAGATCTTGGTGAACATCGAATTCTTTGCGAACCATATCTTGAGCGGAACACGATCGAATCGTAGTTAATCCTAACAACGAAGAGCTAACGTGGGAAAAGACGGGGCTCTTCGCTAAAAATTTTCATTGTTAAGATGTTATGTGATAAAAGAATATAACGTATTATTTAAAAGATATATTGTTCTTACTGATTCCTTCGAAACGTTTCATGTTCTGCGCGGTTTTCAGATAAATATTTCGTATTTGCCAGTACAAGAAGCCGACGATGAGCATTGGAAACACTGTCCACCAATTAATAATAAGTACTTGGGCCAGAATTCCAACCATCACCGCGAATATCTGTATAGACTCTATCATTGTTCTCGGCATCACTTCATCAACTGCTCCAACGTCTTTCGAGAAACGATTTAGAATACGACCTGAAATATTATACCATTTTGTTAATACGATCTTTATGAATTCGTTAGCAATTGGCAATCAATGATATCGCTTTGATACTTACCGGATGGATGAGTATCAAAAAATAGCATTGGCGCTTTAAGCAGCGACGAGAACATTTGATTATGGAGATTCTTGCTAGAGTTCATGCATATcttgtaaaatataatgtttCTGCAACTAGTCATAACTATACTCGCGATAATGAGAATTCCATAAATCCATAAGGCAGTGTCGCGGTCAAGAAAATATTCCACGCGCGGTCCAGTGTTAACGGTCCACACCTGCGACTAAACACAATGACGGTAATTGTTGCTCGTAGAGCTGTTAAACACACAAGcgaataatattacttacattatTGTTATCTAAACTGCTATTGTCCAAGATCGTTGGGATATCCGGGGTCATGTCATTGAAGCTATCTGCGGCCGAAGCATTTATCATGTTTATTTCATTTATCGCTTCGCTCGAATTTGTTGCAATCGATGAAGGCGTGGTAGTACCGAATTCTTCccatatttgtaacgtatgattGATATTATTTTTCACGCGCATTTCTTCTTGTTTCGTCCTGAAAAAACCAAACACGCAAAATGAAACGAATATCCTCGTGCAAACGGTTCGTGTTAATATCGAAAAAAATTGTCCAAACGCTAACCAGAAAGCAACAAAATAATCGCTACCACTACTTCCTAGTTGTCCTAGAATTAAAGTGAGCATGAAACCTAGAATCATTAGAATCGATCCTCCGGCTCGGAAGTATCTCCAGTATAGCGATTTCGCAATGTTTCCTTTGCCCATTAGTTCCTCGGTTTCTTGAGGTTCTTCATCTTCGTCTTTGCTGTTGTTGAGAGAACTGACAGATATCTCGGGTGTTTGATTTTCATCGGTTTCCAATCGGCTCTCTGTATCGGCGTCTTGCTGTTCCGTTGAGAGCATACTTAGAAAATCTAAGTTCTTCGCTTGTAACTCTGTGAACGTGCCTTCGAATTCCACTCTACCCTGAAAGAATCATGTATCCCTCTTGTATCGACTCAACGGGGTCTAACCGGATTACTCGATCGCAGTTACTCACGTTATTCAATACAATAATGTAGTCACAAttcttcaaaaattgtacttGATGCGTCACGAGAATTCTTGTTTTATCGTGGAGATAGTCTTTGATGCATTCTTTGAACAGGTGTTTCCCAACGTGCGTATCCACCGCGGACAACGGATCATCTAGCAAATAAATATCCGTGTCTCTGTACACAGCCCTGtggtaataaaaaatttgtaattgtgacAAATATAATTGTGGTAATTGAAAATTCTCTGTGTAGAGTACCTAGCTAGATTAATTCGTGCGCGCTGTCCTCCGCTGAGCGACGCGCCCCTGTCGCCGACCAAAGATTTATCGCCATGATTGAACTGTTGGAAATCTTTCTGTAGAGCGCACACTTTAACAACTTCGCTGTACTTCTTCGGATTGTAAGACTGTCCGAAAAGTATGTTATTGCGCACCGTGCCGGAAAACATCCATGCTTCCTGGCTAGCGTACGACATACTACCGTTCACCTGAATATCGCCACGCGACTGTTGCAGTTCTCTTAAAATTAGTTGCAGGAACGAGCTCTGAACAAAGTGTACAGGAGACATAAGAATATATATTACTTTAAATGTTgattgttaacactaaacctaccaccaacAGTCAAAACggtcggttccagattttttatttcagaattcttgaaataataaaaattatatcatAAGAAATGAGTGTATAGATAGttctagtagagcacgtattacaataggagccgtacAAAGTTTAAAGAAAATCAAACTTTTAAGGCTcgataggtttagcgttaaagcgTTTTGTCTTTTTTGACAATACCTTTCCAGCACCAACCGAACCAACTATAGCATACAATTTCCCAGGTTTTATATGAATACTGATATCGTGTAACGTGCTTGTAATCGCATTGTCCGCCCAAGATGCTGTAATGCATTTCATCGAGATACTGCCATCTCCGAGAATCGGCTTGGCATGGATAGCGGTATTATTGTTCTCTTTTAACAGCAAGAAGTGCTAAAAATAAAACATTCAAAGCTTAAAGTTCATTAATCTGCGCAAATTATCTAGCTGGTAAATACTGGTAAATACTAGTTTACTTCGAGTCTCTTAATGGATACAGAAGCTTCCGCGGCAGACGAGATGGCCATTGGGTACAATATGGCCATGGTCAGTTGCAGTACATTAAAGTACTGAGCCATAGAGAATACTTTGTCGGCAGATATACTATTTCCGAGAAGTACATATGCCATAACCGTGAAGTACAATGTTGTTCGTTCGGTGAACACAAAGGTAGCTAGAGTGAAGCCTCTTAAGTACGATGAAATAGTAAGTACGTCCACTTCACGACTGGAAAGATCATTCGATGCGTGTACACACATGCGATAATAGGTACTTTACATAGTTTctacaaaaagaaataaaaaaaaagatagaCAAACCTTCTAACAACACTAACAAGTTTTTCAAACGGTATCTCCCAAGTGTACATCTTAATCACTTGTATTCCATTAATGATCTCTGACATTAAACGCACTCTTTCGTCTGTTTTGACTGCAATTCTTAACCGTAGCTTCGAAATCCATTTCCCCATGTATCCTACACAGAAGAAATTACTTTAGCGATCTTACCAATATCTTAAAAAGTAAGAGGAAACGATACCACACCTTGTAATGGTATAGTTTGAACACTTATTAGAAAGACACCAGCTAAGGAAGCGATTTGCACGCTTCCCCACATCATGTATGTGATTAGAACAGCCTGAATCGGTAGAATCCAAATGTAATGCAACGCTACGCACAGCTGTTCGAATCTGGCTACATCGTTCGACATTAAGTTTACAATCTGTCCTGGGGTTGCGACATTAGTGGACGACTTTGATAAGCGCAAGATCTGAAAATAAACACAAAGCATGTGAAACATTGGTAGTCGTTAATCATATAAACACAACTGCATACCTTTCTGTACATCACAGAGGAACACGCTATTCTCATTCTCATTCCAATTTCCAATAAGCCTAAGTTTGAATGGTGTACAATTACAGCACCGACTATAGTTAAAACTATAACAACGAATGCATAAATATATGCTTCCGTGACAGTGGATATCGATCTTGGATCGAAATGCCAAATAAGTAGACCCAAAACAAACGGTTGTAAAACTCTGCAAGATCAAAATAACGTTTACACACCAGCGAAATTTCTGTTTGCTTTAACAAAAGAATGTTTACTTGATGACAACAGCCAAGAAGAACTGCCATCCTCCAAAGTAGACAAAAGACCATATAAATGTTTTTCTTAGAGCTCTAAAGAATTTAGGCTTCCTCCCAGATTCGTCTGCTTCTTTAACTTCTCTCAGCCAATTCCTGAATGAACAAACGGTAGACAATAAATTTTCAATCTGATCCCTGTTTGTGCAGCTTGATTGACATTAGACTTGTGTCCACaacattgtataatatttactCACCTCTCGAGTTTATCTCCCAGGCGTTGACTGACATCCTCTGGCAGTACGTTGTATATATCTTTAAGTTCCAGATCATGGCTCTTCCCATACAGGAACAGTGGTTTCAACCACCTTGAATGAAACGCGTGTAAAGCACACAGTTAAATCGGTCACGACACTTCGACAACGTTGACTACTCaccaaaatattaatttactaAGAGGATTCGCCGATAACTTAGGATTAGGATTCTCGTACTTTTTACTCGCGTCCATGATCGATTTTATTAAGTATACTAAAGCCCGATCTTTCTTGAGCACAGCACCGTTCAGAGGGAATTCGTAATGTGCGGCTCAGTGCGGCTGGCGAGTGGAGCCGTGTAACCGAAGCATACCGAGTCTCTGGATCGGAATCCTTCGAGTCATCATCGAAGAGTCACGAGTAATAACTCGGACTTACTTGATCGTTAACGAATTGCAAAGCACTTATCAAGAAACGGATGAATACTTATCGCAGCAACACCGAGAAACACGTGTACAATCACGCGCATGATCGATTCGACATATAATTACATAATACAATAGGTCCTAAATACGTCACGATGTTCTCAATGAAATAGGATCGTCCGAAAATGCCAAGGTCACCGCCCTACGTCGATGTATTAATAGCGATCCAATTTGCTTTCTTAAATAACACTGAGACGGCTGAAAGACACATTTTAGACATCTGCCGCAAGATATAATAAATACATCTGAAAGATACCTGTAAAGTCGTTTTCCCGTCTTTCACACGTCTTTGTTACAAAACTGTGCGACTAAAAGACAACTTTCAAAAGCCTTTTGTCCGAAAGACGCTTTTTCAGACGTCTAAAAACTCGCCTAAAAGACTTTTTAGGAGCCTTTTAGGCTTCTTTTAAGCGTCTTTTTGCGCATTTTTCCGGCATCTTTTAGACGTCTTTTTCAGACGCCTAAAATCTTCAGATTTAAGAAAaggttataaaaaattttttattttttttttttacgtgtAAAAGGCGCCTTTAACCGCAAAAACGACGTCTCCAAAAAGACGCCTTTATGGACGTGTAAATAAGACGAGAAAACGACGTCTGTAAGACGTAGAATGCTATCTGggaagaaacatttttttacgcTTACGCCCGATGACATGGACGTAGATAACTgcttatttttatttgttcgtttaattgaataaaaagCGCAATTTGTCGATGTGTGTTCGCAACGTAATGCCCATATATATAGGAACTGCTGTTACCGCACAGTCAGCAATAAAATGATAACGGACCATGGTTATCGTTGAAGATACAAATCGATAACTCTCCATAAAGATTAAAAGCAGGAATTGCATGCTATTGCATCATAAAGGGACGAGAAAGATGACAACTCATCATTCGCACGCGCGGCATTCGGCGTTGCGCGCGTATTCAATTTTTCTTACGTTCAACTTCATTGTACTTAAGAAATAATGTTGTCCAGGCAACTGTTATGAATCGTGACAATTCATTTTTTCCTGGGTAGCGAAGGAAGGCCGTCCAAAATTTCCTGTGATTCAatgaaatatcattaaatttccCTTTCGACTAAACAACCCAAGCaaattcaaaataatatatttgtcaCAAGACGTGTTCCtcgaaaatctttaaaaatggTAAGGCATATCTCCCATCTAAACTTCAATGTATGTCAgtgcatgtatgtatacatatgtcgaCGCGGAGCACCTAATAATTAAATTGTTCATCATCGTCATTCTCGCCTTGATTGCTTTTAAACGATGCTCTACACTCTACGGCTCTACGAATTGCTATGTTTCCGCACATAGCATTGCCTTGGACGATGCAAAGAATTCTCGTTTTCTGTGGTTAACAAGTAATTGGGCGTAGGATGTTTCCACAAAGTCTCGTTGTGGCGAAACATGGAAAACGAATTTGTATCGTGTACTATTTCACGTGCATTAATGCATCCTcattttaatttgtataatttctAGAACACTGATATTAATTTACGTATAGAGTCTATGATTTCACAAATATCGCAGTTGTTGgtacaacaataaatttaaacatCTGAGAACATCTGTATCCTGGGATATCTTCGGAAATCTtgaatatgtatacgtatagtaATAATAAGAGAATGTACGGAACTTGAAAGGGGTATGTGCATAGAGGAAATGGCTGAGGAAGCTagagagaaaaaggaaagaaaagagtAGAAAAAAGATAGCTGAAAGCAAAGTGGGTACAAGGATGTGAGACTTAGTAGGAATTGTAAACCGAGTCCCTTTTTATGGCCTGAAGGCTAAAATTAAAGCATTTCTATTCTAATCTAGTAACTGTATCCCAAAACTGAATACGAATTAAAATGCGGATACGttaatacacgtgaaatagggatctctacTAATGGTAAGGTGTGTTACGCCGCAGCGTGAATGTATCTCGATGCACGTGGGCCAAGCTGGCGTCCAAATGGGCAACGCTTGTTGGGAGCTGTATTGTCTGGAGCATGGGATTCAACCGGATGGGACGATGCCATCAGACAAAGTGTGCGGAACTAACGATTGCTTCAACACGTTTTTCAACGAAACGAGCTCCGGCAAAATGGTACCTCGCGCGGTAATGGTCGACCTCGAGCCCACGGTCGTCGGTTAGTTTAATTACAACAATACCGAAAACTCTGCATCGTATGCTGTTTGCGAAACTCTACCAACATCCGAAACTCTCTTTAGACGAGGTACGGATGGGAATGTACAAGCAACTGTATCACCCGGAGCAACTGATCACCGGGAAAGAGGATGCCGCGAACAATTATGCCCGCGGTCACTATTCTATCGGCAGGGAGGTGATTGATTCCGTGATGGACAGAGTACGAAGACTGACCGACCAGTGCACCGGTCTTCAGGGATTCTTCGTCTTTCACTCGTTCGGAGGTGGCACCGGCTCGGGATTCACCTCCCTCCTAATGCAGAAATTGTCCGAATACTATGGGAAGAAGAGCAAACTAGAGTTTGCCGTTTACCCTGCCCCTCAAGTACGAATACTTGGACCATATAAACCTATAGACACGGTACAGATAGTTTTCCTTGAGGAAAAGATAAAGTAATTTGTGACGTCACATTTTTCGAAGATATACAGTATATTTGAGATGAAGTATATGAGGTAATAATCCTATTATATGTATTAACTAATTTTAAGGATcgatatttgattctgaagaTTAACAACTTTCGCATATTATGCAGgttacagaatattttttacatataaatcgatcacatttacaacattttaagcGTCGGCCATTTTAAAATTATCTTAGaaattatcttgtgacgtcacatTTTACCACTATCTTTTCCTCACTGGACTCTCGACTTTCCTATACACATACCATAtctatgccgggtctataagtatattATGGCCTAATTGTAAGTACGAATATACGCATAGAGGGAGCAAATTCGATGGTCTTCAGTCTTCAGGGTTGAGGACCCTGCCTGATCTAGATTATTTTCCACTGAACTAAATCAGTCCTTATTacgagactgtggatctttatgcatttatgaaggaaTTATatagttgggtgaaatataagacagtaatagattataaaaattcaacgagaaagtcattaagggatgaaatcaatttttattttattcctgcttcccccacaatcaatgcagaatatttttgttgcatgaagatccgcagtctactcgttacactgtccaacaaaacaAAACTTTTTTTGTGTTCAGCATTACTGTTGGGCGATTTTTACAGAGTTTGTCAAAAATCAGTGTTTTTCGAAAACGTTGCATGATAGAACAATTTTACTTTCGGATTTGCttttagaatgacaaactttaTAAGAATCACCCAACAGTAAACGGTATTGTACAGtgttagattgcggattttcatTGTTTCGCATAAAATTCGCGTTAAAAGTCTATACCGTTATGGCCTTCGTTAGCGAAGACCTAGATTTTTAAAGGGTCTAGGTCGGGCAGGATATCGTAAGAATAGGTTCTGGTTAAAAGCAAACTAACATGTAGGTGTCAACGGCGGTCGTAGAGCCGTACAATGCAATCTTGACAACGCATACAACGATCGAGCATTCGGACTGCGCGTTTATGGTGGACAACGAAGCGATTTACGATATCTGTCGGCGGAAGCTCGGCATCGAGAGACCTTCCTACGCGAATCTCAACCGCCTTATCAGTCAAGTGGTGTCCTCGATAACGGCGTCGTTGAGGTTCGACGGCGCCTTGAACGTGGACCTGACCGAGTTCCAGACGAACTTGGTTCCGTATCCTAGAATCCATTTTCCGTTGGCCACCTACGCCCCAGTGGTGTCCGCTGACAAAGCTTTCCACGAAGGGATGTCCGTTGCGGAGATAACTTCCGAATGCTTCGAAGCTTCCAACCAGATGGTGAAATGCGACCCTCGCGAAGGGAAATACATGGCCTGTTGCTTGCTGTATCGCGGCGATGTCGTCCCGAAGGATGTGAATGCTGCCATCGCGGCTATGAAGGGCAAAAGTTGCATCCGCTTTGTCGATTGGTGCCCGACTGGCTTCAAAGTCGGTATTAATTATCGGCCGCCCACCGTCGTTCCCGGTGGAGACCTAGCCAAGGTATAAATTAACGCGTGGACATCCCACTGCGACTATGCCACAATCAAGGAACAAAGTGGTACCACCCTTTGTTTGTTGATCAACTTTGTAGCCTGACGTAATATAGGTTCTAGTTTTTGCAGTTCAAAATGTTTCctagtaaatatttattacaaccAGGGCTTGAAgacagttatgatatcggtttcggtccTTGAATTATGAATAGTGATCACAGAATCACGATCATTGTCGTgattttaatttctttcacgCCGTGATCGTGATTTTTTAATCTAATCTTGAATTTGCTCACTGTCATCCTAATTATTCATCTCGATTGTCTTTTTACATGTACATCCTTTATTGCCTATTAATGCAGAAGTTAGTGTTGAATCTAGCTCGACACAGTCCCAGAAAGGGTTAAACTGCGTATAAAAGGATCCGAGCTATATTTAGTTGTGCTATCTTATCGGCATACATATGCTGACCTTCATCTTAAAGCCCAAGGTGAAGCTTATATTTTAAtcgaaaatgataaaatataCGGTCCGTGTTACCCGTAGAAACGGAAAGATCGAGATTGATATTGTTCTTCtatatctttctctgatgtcaTATGTCCCGAATTGTGACCTCGCATTTCCGTGCTgactatttttatcaatttgATGTATAAAACACGATATTAAAAAATGCGGTTTCATCTCGGGTATCAAGTAGGGCTATTACTCTCCTTCGAAGATCGcagattttgaagcttcgaagcttcgatttcagaaacttcgaaggtgatgaatagactgcggatctttatgcaaaataaacattttcttcgtcaCTTACAAGATGCAGGAAccgtataaaaatttcttctttactttaacaattgtaataaatttaaaatgacatatggatattcttatatttttactgttttaaaatgatatccacccatttttgttacaaatgcataaaatccgcagtctagtgacgaagcttcggaaaagtaacagccctagtatCAAGATGAAGGTCATGATTTCTTTGGAGTCCGCGAGCAAAAGGGTACAGAGTCGACGATCGTTTAGGTGCAAAGAGCGGTGTCGATGCTGTCGAACACCACAGCTATAGAAGAGGCGTGGGCCAAGTTGAATTACAAGTTCGACCTGATGTATAATAAACGAGCGTTCGTTCATTGGTACGTCGGTGAAGGAATGGAGGAAGGTGAATTCGCGGAAGCTCGCGATGATCTTGCTGCTCTCGAGCGTGATTACGAAGAGGTGGCCCTCGAGTCATCGAGTACCCCTGACGCCTCGCTagaatattaaaagaaaaaccGGACCCTTGCCCAGTTTCTTCGAGCACAGCGGCTGTTTCTGTTTCTGCTACCCGATCAAGGAAAACGAAGTTGAGATGATAAATTGTACCGTgagaaacaaatattttgataCTTCTCGTTTTACATGTTTTATGaggtttttatttttgtaataaaattattcatTCTCAATACAGTCGTGTATATTGTAGAAATAAAAAGTATGTGCCCTCGATCACGCGTCTGTCATTACATTTTGTCGACGCActtaaaagaaaacgaaacgccGCGTGTTGTGTAACGCTGTTTTCGCTATCAAAGTTTTATTGACAAATCAGAGAATCTCTTAAGATAAATCAAAATAGTCAATTCATTGCACTAAATACACAAATAACAATAATTATCTATGTTCCTCAAACCGTGATCTCTCAACTCAACCGAGAAATATCTGCATCACTATACCATGAATTCCAGCGTCGCATACGTTTCGACTAACATAAGTAAGCCTAATGAAACTCTCACAAACTAAATATAAAAAGCTCCACGTGATcggtaaaattaaataattggaAGCAAAAATATAGGCATTTTATCACAACAGAAAGTCTCTTGTTATTACCTTCCTTACGAATCTGTTCGAATGTACTTAAGGCTACAGTAAGATAAAATCATGTTTATTCGTATTCATTTATCTTACAAGAATTTTTtacttacaattttttgatcTTTGCGGGAAGATTATGCGCGTAAACGATAATGATCAGATCCAAACGATCGAATTCGAATCAGATAAATGAAAACTTAATTCAATACCTTCCGAAGAACCAATTTTAATATGGTTATGATTAAAAACCGATTTAGCTGAAAGCTTCAAGGTACGAATATAATATACTTACGCAATGTTAACTAAACGTGTTTCTCAAAACTTCCACTCTTCCAGGTAAATTTATACAGAAATTCCTTGTACATACAACTTAATATCTAGAATCTGTGTCATAGAGAAATGTAAGAAAAATATAATCTCATGAGATTGTTACACCAAAAGCGTTGGTATGGGCTTCTTCCCAGGCCACGCTTCTTTggcatattttttcttttttggttCCAAAGTTCGCGTCTCGGTAGGCCCAGACATTTCCGGTACGTGTGGCGCTTCCGTTTGTATTTGCGTGGGTGTCATCTCCACCTCGGGCGCTGGATTTGGTAAGGCTATACCAAGCCGAGACGTTAGCGAAGACAACGCGCTCGAGAATGGATTCAGTGACAACGACGAAGGAGTGAACTGTTCCGGTGGCAAATCCTGATAGAGCTGCGGCGCGGTCGACGTAGGCTGAAGGTGCTTCAATGGATTGTGGTCTTCcgataaagaaattaatcctCCTTCCATACGCATTCTCTAAAATATCCAACAGCAAATGCATTAAACGACGCGGATCTATAAAATTAGAACTTCTAGCGTATCAGAAATGATTTAAAGTTCGTACTTTACTGGGAACAACCGTTGTCTGTACAAGATTACGAAATCTACCGACAGACGGGTCCACATCTTCTGGATTGATTACTTCTTCGTCATCGTTGAACGTAATCCCCTTTTTCTTCCGTTTCCTCGTCGGTTTATGAATCTCGTCATCCGTTATACCCAACATCGATATACGTCTATTGTGTGCAGTGTTAAATTCTGTTAAATTCTGTAAGACGTACCACTGTTACTGAATGTCTGATACCAAGAGAAGATGATACGTACATCAAGTTCCGTCTCTGTTTCAGGCAAACCCAATAAACCACCGGAATCTATGTCTTCCGACAACTTCTCCAATTCCTCTATGATCGGTCTTGTACCTGTTTGAGGTCTTTCTCTAATTATGTAATATCGAGTCGAAGCTCCGAAATGAAATGTACTATCGATTGGTAACTGTGTAGGTTTATGAGGCTCTAGTCTCATATTGCCGATGAACGTTCCATGTGCTGTAGATGTAATTGCatcgaattaattttctatCGAAATAACTTAATAATCGTGTACACTTGAAAAAGAAGTGATAAAACACTTACTGCTACCCAAATCAACAAGGAACACACGATTCAGGTGTTTGTGATAAACAAGAGCTGCATGGACACGGGAACAAGAGGCATGGTCTATACAAAAATCATTCAATTGTTGATTACGGCCAAACAGGTAGCATTTCTTTTCGTCAACCATTAGTTTCTGTAACAGAACAACAGTTCTTGCATCGCAGTCTCTCCCAAGGGTTACGCTTTAAAGTTATTTCTCAGTGCAATTCAAAGATGTTGTACCTGGATCAATTtgtcattttttaatacatctagATGCAACCCAACTGGTGGTTTTCCTGCCCTAAAAAACATAACCTGTGTTATGCTATTTGATAAACACAAACTTAAAATTTCAATGCATACTGTTACGGTGTCGCGAACGTGTCGAAACGTTCGGTCGAAGAATAAGAAAGATTTTATTTCTCAAACGTACCAATTAGGCACTTCATAATGATTAGCCATCACCACTTTGTTACAATTTACTATATCGAGTGGATATACAGTGTTAAGTAGAAACAAAACACATTCGATGTCAGCGTTGCCAGAATGTCATCTTAACCAAACAACGACAATGTTTTGCAGCGATCTTTTCTACATAAATGTATAATTATTAACGATCCATGTGCTAATCAGCGTTTACCGTCTCGACGGCGCATCCGACGAATGCATATGTGCACCTAAAAATGAGATTGTTTCATGAAAAATATAACGCAGAATGTTATTTTGATGCCGTGCGCATATACACTCGTTAAAATTATACTTAGATGAATCTATTCAGTTCTATTACTTCGTTCTTAATTACGAGCCCTGCACATCGAGACCCTCCAAAATCCAATAATCCGCTAATAATTCGATTAAAAGCTATTCTTTCCGAGAAAACGAATCAAACATGTTTCTACTTAGTATCGTATTAAATTGAATGTATTTATATTTGATCGAGTTGGACAATGAAAATATAGGATCATGCTTTGCTACGGCCCTGATTATCAGGGCCTGATAGTTGCTGATAGTGCCCTCCGTAGCATcgcatttttaaaacttttaaaaCGTAGCGTTTACACCCCCACTATTTCGAAGCGTCACCAATTACGAGGCTACAACGAATCGCTAGCCTATCAGCACGAAGATAAAATCACTTCATTAGCTTTCAAATATTCTGCTAAGTCTCCCAAGTTATGAGATGTTATAGAGGAAAAACTATACTGACCACTGACCATGTTCCTATTTGACACTTTATTTATGTTACAAGAATTGTCCTGTTCTTTCTATATGTACAAACCATTCGATATGTCTTAGAATGAAGAAAATGTAATACGATGaaatacattaattattatgTTCTTACATGTTCTTACTACAAATACAGAGAATTTTATGTCAGAAATTCATGTTACAGAGAGCAGTAATGTTCCGTTCATTTCAAAATAAAGTACACACTCCTGTcacttattcaaatttgaatgcagacgatcgaataatgaaataaatatggtacttactaattttttcaaatgtagagaacatgtaaatcaaatctgaccaaaatgtcctatattttataaatttcaattattattctcatattttttaatttttcaaatatatatataggtgtaatttaaaacagtaaaaacattagaagaatttaataatactgttCAATACTGTTACataattttcaacctatcaaacGTACGTATTGAGAAAaaagataaatttttatttctctcaagattgttgcaattcaggtagaaaattt includes:
- the LOC143216362 gene encoding ATP-binding cassette sub-family C member 4 isoform X2 yields the protein MDASKKYENPNPKLSANPLSKLIFWWLKPLFLYGKSHDLELKDIYNVLPEDVSQRLGDKLERNWLREVKEADESGRKPKFFRALRKTFIWSFVYFGGWQFFLAVVIKVLQPFVLGLLIWHFDPRSISTVTEAYIYAFVVIVLTIVGAVIVHHSNLGLLEIGMRMRIACSSVMYRKILRLSKSSTNVATPGQIVNLMSNDVARFEQLCVALHYIWILPIQAVLITYMMWGSVQIASLAGVFLISVQTIPLQGYMGKWISKLRLRIAVKTDERVRLMSEIINGIQVIKMYTWEIPFEKLVSVVRSREVDVLTISSYLRGFTLATFVFTERTTLYFTVMAYVLLGNSISADKVFSMAQYFNVLQLTMAILYPMAISSAAEASVSIKRLEHFLLLKENNNTAIHAKPILGDGSISMKCITASWADNAITSTLHDISIHIKPGKLYAIVGSVGAGKSSFLQLILRELQQSRGDIQVNGSMSYASQEAWMFSGTVRNNILFGQSYNPKKYSEVVKVCALQKDFQQFNHGDKSLVGDRGASLSGGQRARINLARAVYRDTDIYLLDDPLSAVDTHVGKHLFKECIKDYLHDKTRILVTHQVQFLKNCDYIIVLNNGRVEFEGTFTELQAKNLDFLSMLSTEQQDADTESRLETDENQTPEISVSSLNNSKDEDEEPQETEELMGKGNIAKSLYWRYFRAGGSILMILGFMLTLILGQLGSSGSDYFVAFWTKQEEMRVKNNINHTLQIWEEFGTTTPSSIATNSSEAINEINMINASAADSFNDMTPDIPTILDNSSLDNNNVWTVNTGPRVEYFLDRDTALWIYGILIIASIVMTSCRNIIFYKICMNSSKNLHNQMFSSLLKAPMLFFDTHPSGRILNRFSKDVGAVDEVMPRTMIESIQIFAVMVGILAQVLIINWWTVFPMLIVGFLYWQIRNIYLKTAQNMKRFEGITKSPVFSHVSSSLLGLTTIRSCSAQDMVRKEFDVHQDLHTSAYYLTIAASTAFGFSLDIVSICFITFITYSFIILDDGNTFAGNVGLAISQVLILCGMLQHGMRQTAETIAQMTSVERILQFTQLDKEGPFDSEPNKKPSAQWPSKGDIKFDHLYLRYDESSPAVLKDLNILIKPGEKVGIVGRTGAGKTSLISALFRLTQLEGRICIDDLDINQIGLHDLRKKISIIPQEPILFSATLRDNLDPFHNYDDASLWAALEDVELKSSIESLDYVVDQGGANFSVGQRQLLCLARAILRNNKILLLDEATANVDPTTDALIQTTIRQNFKHCTVLTIAHRLNTIMDSDKVLVMDHGQVAEFDHPHILLQNERGHFTSMLKETGRLMFEQLGKVAEKAYKDHPEHTEEVKVHSKSLNGNSTAEDA